Sequence from the Segatella copri genome:
GAAAACGTAAAAACACGCCATATTTCTAACTTTCTGAAAGAAATCTACTATATTTCGTAATCTTTTTGTTTTTATTTTCTTTAAATTAAAAGAAAATGTGTACCTTTGCATCGAAAAATAAGAAATAGAAATGAATTACGTTAGGTAATGGATGTAGCAATCGTAAAATATAATGCCGGAAATATCTATTCCGTAGTCAACGCCATGAAGCGTTTAGGCATCGAACCTGTACTTACAGATGATGCAGAAATGCTCCAGAAGGCAGACCGTGTGCTCTTCCCAGGACAAGGCCAGGCAAGAGAAGCAATGGAATATCTGAAGGCTCATCAGCTTGATCAAGTAATCAAGAACTTGAAGCAACCCGTCCTGGGCATTTGTGTAGGACAGCAACTCTTGTGCCGCCATTCGGAAGAAGGTGACGTAGATTGCATCGGAATCTTTGATGTAGAAGTAAAGCGATTCCAGCCTCAGAAACACGAAGACAAGGTGCCTGCTATGGGATGGAATGAAATCTATGATTTGAAGACTGACCTTTATAAGGGGTTCGGAAACAGAATGGATTCTGACTCAGACAAGTCTACCGCTGATGCGCTGCTTCATCCCTACTCCTATTTCGTACATAGTTATTATGTGCCACTCTGCGAGGAGACCATTGCCAAGGCAGAATACATTCTTCCTTATAGCGCATCGCTCCACAAAGATAATTTCTATACCTGCCAGTTCCATCCGGAAAAGAGCGGAAAGGTGGGAGAACAGATTTTAAAGAACTTTTTAGAGATAAAATAAAAGAGGAAATACTAATATGATAGAATTAATTCCAGCTATCGACTTGATAAATGGCCAGTGTGTTCGTCTTACAAAAGGCGATTACGACCAAAAGAAGGTTTACAATGACAATCCTGCCGAGGTTGCAAAACAGTTTGAGCAGATGGGCTTCAAGCGCCTTCATGTAGTAGACCTCGATGGAGCCAAGTCAAAGCACATCGTAAATGATGCGGTGTTAAAGGCCATTACCACAGAAACCTCTCTCGTGGTAGATTTCGGTGGCGGAATCAAGACCGAAGAAGATATTGAGAAAGCTTTTGCTGCGGGAGCAAGCATGGTTACAGTGGGCAGCATAGCCGTCACCAATCCTGAACTCTTCATGCAATGGCTGGACAAATATGGAGCTGACCGCCTGATTCTGGGAGCCGATGTAAGAAACGGAAAGATTTCTATCAACGGATGGAAAGAAGATTCTTCTGAAGATCTCCTTCCTTTCCTGAAAAAGTACATCGATAAAGGAGTACGCTATGTTCTCTGCACAGAAATCAGCAAAGACGGAACGCTGCAGGGACCTGCCATAGAACTCTACAAAGAAGTAATGGC
This genomic interval carries:
- the hisH gene encoding imidazole glycerol phosphate synthase subunit HisH yields the protein MDVAIVKYNAGNIYSVVNAMKRLGIEPVLTDDAEMLQKADRVLFPGQGQAREAMEYLKAHQLDQVIKNLKQPVLGICVGQQLLCRHSEEGDVDCIGIFDVEVKRFQPQKHEDKVPAMGWNEIYDLKTDLYKGFGNRMDSDSDKSTADALLHPYSYFVHSYYVPLCEETIAKAEYILPYSASLHKDNFYTCQFHPEKSGKVGEQILKNFLEIK
- the hisA gene encoding 1-(5-phosphoribosyl)-5-[(5-phosphoribosylamino)methylideneamino]imidazole-4-carboxamide isomerase, with translation MIELIPAIDLINGQCVRLTKGDYDQKKVYNDNPAEVAKQFEQMGFKRLHVVDLDGAKSKHIVNDAVLKAITTETSLVVDFGGGIKTEEDIEKAFAAGASMVTVGSIAVTNPELFMQWLDKYGADRLILGADVRNGKISINGWKEDSSEDLLPFLKKYIDKGVRYVLCTEISKDGTLQGPAIELYKEVMAAYPQLHLIASGGVSCNEDIEALETAGIPAVVFGKAFYEGKIDVKKLVNR